A region of Salvelinus namaycush isolate Seneca chromosome 9, SaNama_1.0, whole genome shotgun sequence DNA encodes the following proteins:
- the LOC120053567 gene encoding leucine-rich repeat neuronal protein 3-like: MQETAFVACLLAELALTAFVLASEGGTAHCPALCRCEIRPWFSPSSIYTEAPTVDCNDLGLSTLPEKLPSDTQVLLLQTNNIISVEKPLDYLANVTDIDLSQNNISSVSDVRLGPLPHLLSLHMEENWVPALSDNCLPSLPNLQEFYINHNLISSISPGAFQGLGRLLRLHLNSNRLRGISREWFQPLPRLEILMIGENPIVQLSDMNFKPLVNLRSLVLARMNMSEIPDDTLVGLDNLESISFFDNLFVRVPRAALKKAKNLKFLDLNKNPIERIQRGDFVDMFHLKELGINSMPALVSIDSFALNNLPELTKIEATNNPKLSYIHPNAFHKLPRLETLMLNSNALSALHRGTVDSLPNLREVSMHSNPIRCDCVIRWINMNRTGVRFMEPNSLLCVEPPEYQGQHVRQVHFREMTEICLPLISPGSLPDRVMVGRGSLVTLHCRAFGEPEPEIYWVTPSGDRVLPNSVSDKHYMHPEGTFEIYDTTEREAGLYTCVAHNLVGADLKSVLVVVDKYFPHPSVNALHIYVRSVQPNSVSVSWDNTYGGLVSNIKWFTVANAKHPSMAHTARVPSDVKEYRLTHLNPSTQYRVCVEVMSMQLGHNRDCVNVTTKGLAHPVESRETWDTVVMAACAVLFIVVAVACSLIYTSLQSQHFYRKLMVDQSQSLLSPSTRPGSASSLTELCVAGVKVRATVIDLPENSM, translated from the coding sequence ATGCAGGAGACTGCGTTTGTGGCTTGTCTGTTAGCGGAGCTAGCTCTGACTGCCTTTGTTCTGGCCTCAGAGGGGGGCACTGCTCATTGCCCTGCATTGTGCCGGTGTGAGATACGACCCTGGTTCTCTCCCAGCTCTATTTATACAGAGGCTCCCACGGTGGACTGTAATGATTTAGGCCTATCAACACTGCCAGAGAAACTTCCCTCAGACACACAGGTGCTATTGTTACAGACCAACAATATCATCAGCGTCGAGAAACCTTTGGATTACCTGGCTAATGTCACAGATATAGACTTATCCCAGAATAACATATCCTCTGTGAGCGATGTCCGTCTGGGTCCTCTTCCCCATCTGCTGTCACTGCACATGGAAGAAAACTGGGTTCCAGCCTTATCAGATAACTGTCTCCCGTCCCTGCCCAACCTCCAGGAGTTCTACATCAACCACAACCTGATCTCCTCCATCAGTCCTGGGGCCTTCCAGGGGCTGGGGAGGCTCTTGCGGCTCCATCTCAACTCCAACCGTCTGAGGGGCATCAGCAGGGAATGGTTCCAGCCGCTACCCCGCCTGGAGATCCTGATGATTGGGGAGAACCCCATCGTCCAATTGTCAGACATGAACTTTAAGCCCCTGGTCAACCTACGCAGCTTGGTTCTGGCCAGGATGAATATGTCTGAAATCCCGGACGACACTCTGGTCGGCCTCGACAATCTGGAGAGCATCTCGTTTTTCGACAACCTGTTTGTCAGAGTCCCCCGGGCTGCTCTGAAGAAAGCCAAGAACCTGAAGTTTCTGGATCTCAACAAGAACCCCATTGAGCGGATTCAGAGAGGGGATTTTGTGGACATGTTCCATCTCAAAGAGCTGGGCATCAACAGCATGCCTGCACTGGTGTCCATTGACAGCTTTGCCCTGAACAACCTCCCAGAGTTGACCAAGATAGAGGCCACCAACAACCCAAAGCTGTCCTACATCCATCCCAACGCCTTCCACAAGCTGCCGAGACTTGAGACGCTGATGCTGAACAGCAACGCCCTCAGCGCTCTGCACCGCGGCACTGTGGACTCCCTGCCCAACCTGCGCGAGGTCAGCATGCACAGCAACCCCATCCGCTGTGACTGCGTCATCCGCTGGATCAACATGAATCGGACCGGAGTACGCTTCATGGAGCCCAATTCCCTCCTCTGCGTGGAGCCGCCTGAGTACCAGGGCCAGCACGTCCGTCAGGTTCACTTCCGGGAGATGACCGAGATCTGCCTCCCACTCATCTCGCCTGGGAGCCTTCCAGATCGAGTCATGGTCGGGAGAGGGAGCTTGGTGACGCTGCACTGCCGGGCATTTGGAGAGCCGGAGCCAGAGATCTACTGGGTCACCCCCTCTGGGGACAGAGTCCTGCCCAACAGTGTGTCTGATAAGCACTACATGCATCCAGAGGGGACCTTTGAAATCTATGACACTACTGAGCGCGAGGCAGGACTGTACACCTGTGTCGCTCACAATCTTGTTGGTGCAGACCTTaagtctgtgttggtggtggttgaCAAATACTTTCCACATCCTTCTGTTAATGCTTTACATATATACGTTAGATCAGTGCAGCCCAACTCTGTTTCAGTGTCTTGGGATAATACTTACGGTGGTCTTGTATCCAATATAAAGTGGTTCACAGTGGCAAATGCTAAGCACCCCTCCATGGCACACACTGCGAGAGTACCATCCGATGTGAAGGAGTACCGTCTCACCCACCTGAACCCCTCCACCCAGTACCGGGTTTGTGTGGAAGTCATGAGCATGCAACTCGGACACAACAGGGACTGTGTCAACGTCACCACAAAGGGACTGGCTCACCCCGTGGAGAGCAGGGAAACGTGGGACACAGTGGTGATGGCAGCCTGTGCTGTGCTATTCATTGTGGTCGCTGTGGCTTGCTCTCTCATATACACATCTCTGCAAAGCCAACACTTTTACAGGAAGTTGATGGTGGACCAATCTCAGTCATTGCTCAGTCCTAGCACCCGCCCCGGCTCCGCCTCTTCTCTCACGGAACTCTGTGTGGCTGGAGTCAAGGTGAGGGCGACAGTGATAGACTTGCCAGAAAACTCCATGTAA